Genomic segment of Verrucomicrobiota bacterium:
TTTCCACATGACGAACCAAAACCTGGCCAAGAAGGCGCGCAATCTCGAGACGGCCGAGGAGGAGTTGGCACGGTTGTGGGGCTTGTGGCAGGGCATGGCCGAGTTCGCGCCGCGCGTCGAGTATCCGAGCGATTTCAGCCTGCGCGAGCTGGGTGAGGAGCTGCGCAACGACTTCAACCTGCTCAAGATGGATATCAGCAGGACGTTCAACCGCGCGGTGAAGAAGCGAATCGCGACCCGGTATCTCAAGCTCGGCGACGCCGACCTGGAGCGGGTCGCACGCGAGATCGACGGCGAGCCGCCGGCAGCGGAGCGGATCGCGTAGGGAGGACCGATAGGACGAGATAGGACACAGGACGGATTGGGGAGCAAGGCAAGAGCCCACACAGCCCTGGAGGCGGCGAGGCAGATCAGTCGCCCCTCCGGGGCTCTGGTGTGTTGTTGGGCGGCGTTGTCCATGGGCTGACGCCCCTGGCTACTCCCAATCGCCCCTGGCGGGGTTCCGGATTCCATCCTTGATGCCCTATCCCACGAGTGCCGCTTCTGGCTATTGCCAATCGCCCCTGGCGGGGCTCCATGGCGATGGTGCACGCGAGCTCGGTGATCCTCGCCTACTCGGCGCTGCTTGGCGGGCGGCCGTTCTTCTCGTAGCGGAAGTGGAAGAGGTTGAGACAGACGGGGAGCAGGAGCAGGGTAATAAACAACGAGATGAACATGGTGAAGGCGGTCATGACACCGAAGTAGTTTGTCGGATTGAAGTTGCCGAAGGCGAGAACGATGAACGCGCACGAGAGGATGAGGACGGCGTACGAGATGGGCTGGCCGACGCTGAGGAGCGTTCGGCTGATGGCGGTCTGGAAGCTATGCGCGACCGTGTACTCGCGCCGGTAGCGGTGAAGGAAGTGAATAGCGGAGTCGACGACGATGCCAATGGCGACGCTGGCGATCATGACGGTGGCGCCGTTGAGCTGGATGTCGATCCAGCCCATCATGCCGAGCGTGATGAGCACGGGGAGGATGGTGGGCACCATGCTGATGAGGCCGATGCGCAGGGAGCGGAAGACGACGATCATGACGACGGTGATGGCGACGAACGCGATGACGATGCTCCGGATCTGGCCGGTCACGAGCGTACCGACAACGTTGACGTAGAGCTTGGTGCTGCCCGTGGTGCGCACGTCCATGTCCTTGGCGAAGAAGTCGCCTTTGGCGCGATCGATCATGCGGCAGGCGTCGATGAGGACACTCGAGGTGACGTCGGTCAGGCGCACGCTGATGCGCGTCGATGTGCCGTCGGCGCTGATGAAGTCGCGCAGAGCGCGGCCGGCCTCGCGCAGGGCGCTCCACATCTCGCCCGGCGTCATGGCACTGGTGTTGAGCTTGCTCTGGATGCGAACCCGCTCGCGTTCGTAGTCGCCGTAGCTGATGACGGAAGCGACATGGCGCGAGGCGGGATTGTCGTTCGGGGTGCGGAGATAATCGGCAAAGGCCTCGACTTGTTTTTGGACCGCGTCGGAGCGGATGTCGGGCCCCGGGCGCGTAATCATGATCTCGAGGCTCGTGATGCCGAGGTGCTTGCCGTCGAAATCGCTATACGCCTGGACGATCGGCTCGCGCGCTTTGAAGTAACTCACGATGCGCGTCTCGACCTCGAGCCTGGTGATGCCCCAGACAGCGCCGCCGGCGAACACGGCGGCGACAATGAGCGTGGTCCACGGGTGGGTGACGCAGACGCGGCTGAAGCGGCCCAGCACGTGGAGCACGGGGTGACGGTCGCGATTGAGGCGCTTCTCGCCGAGCGGGGCGCGAAACATCATGAGTGCGATGGGCAGCAGGGCAAAGGCGAGCACGAACGAGAGCATGGTGCCGAAGGCGCCGAAGATGCCGAACGATTGGACCGGCCCGAGGCGGTTGACGGCGAGCGAGCCGAGGCCGATGGCGGTGGTGAGCGAGGTGAGAAAGCACGGCCGGCCCATGCGGGCGACGGTGTTGAGCACCGCGTCGCGTTTGTTCGGACAGCGGCCGCTTTCTTCCTGATGGTAGACGAAGATGTGGACGGCGATGGTCACGCAGACGGTGATGAGCAGCGGGCTCAGGATAGCGGTCACGAGGTTGATCATCTCGCCGGCGAGGACGAAGACACCGACCGTGATGGCGAGAGTGATCCAGACAAACGCCATGATAACAAGCACGGTACGCAGACTGCGGAAGATGCCGAACACGGCGAGCGCAGCCAGAAGTTGCGTGCCGGCGAGGAAGATGAACAGGTCGGAGTGGATGATGCGAGCCAGCGACTCGCGCATGACGGGATTGCCGACGAGCATGAACTTGGCGGTGTCGCCGATCTCATCGCGGAGAATGGCACGGATGTCATCGAGGGTGCCATGGTCGACGATGGCTTCGTCGTCAGACCCGTCGGCGAAGTGGAGGAACAGCACCGTGGTCTGGCCGTCGGCGGTGAGGAGGTTTTCCCCTACGATGCGGTTGGCGCGCATCTCGCGCTCGAAACCGGCAAGGGCGTCCGGGCTAACCGGGCCGGCCCTGAGGAGTTCCTCAAGGTTGCTCAGGCGGCCCTCGGCAGTGGGATAGAACACCGTGGTGATGCCGAGCACGTCCTTGACGTCGCGGAGCGCCTCGATGCGATGGCTCACGGTGAGCAGGCGGCGGAGGACGTCGGGGCGGAAGACGGTGCCCTCGTATTCGAAGCCGATGGCAAGCGTCGTGTCGCTGCCAAAGCGGTCGAGGAACTGCTCGTGGTACTTCCGGTCGGGATCGTCGTTCAGCACGAAGGCGCGCGTCGAGGCGTCGATCTGGATGCCCTTGGGAGGCAGGTGGAGAAGCGTGACGAGGGGCACGGGCAGGTAGCGGGCGGCGACCACCAGCACGCAGTAGGCGGTGGCAAGCACCGTCAGGATCAGGACAACGCCGCGGGCGCGGAGGCACACCCGGCTCAGAGCGGTGAACGGGCCGGCAGGTCTGTCCGTGTCTGTATCTGTCGAAGCGGCCGTGCTACGTGTCACGCGTGTTCACAATGCTCGCTGGATTGAAGACGAATAATACGGGCGGTGGTGGTGGGTGTCAAAGGCTTTGGACGCACGTCGGAGACCGGGGCCTCCGTGGCACGCCGGGCCGGCTCGCGTCTGCCGAAAGCACGCGCGGCGGCGGATCCTGCCGGCGCCGGCGACCGAACCATCCCGAGGTGAAGACCGGAATGATATCTGGTGGAGTATGCAATCGTGCATTTTTCGCTTGCAAAACGGGCTGGAAAGTCGTGAATTGGCATTTGAACGCAGGATGATTGCGTGTCGCGGGTATCGCTGGAGCTGAACCAACCCACATGCGGAGAGGGCACATGGCTAAAAGGAAGAGAACCGTGCGGAGGAAGAAGGCGGGCCGCAAGCCCGGACGGCGGCCAGGCTTGGCCGGCATGACCATCGCCCAACTCGAGGCCGCTATCGCGCAGCGGAAGGCGGCCGTGGCGGGCGAGCTGCAGGCCAAGCGCAACGCGCTGGTGAAGCAGCTTGCCGCGCTCGACGAGGAGATCGCCGCGCTCGGCGCCGCGCCCCGGCGTGGTCCGGGCCGGCCGAAGAAGACGGCGGGGGCGCCCGTCGCGCCCCGTACGCGCGGAGGAATGAAGGTGGCGAAGGCGCCCGCGGCCGCGAAGGCGGGGAAGCGGATGCGCAGTTCGCCGGCGCAGATCGCGCGGACCGAGAAGGCGGTTCTCGCGGCGGTCAAAGGCAAGTCGGGTGGGCTGCTGAAGATCGAGTTGTCCAAGACTGTGCCGGGCCGTCCGCAAACGCTCAACACGGCACTCAAGAAGCTGCTCGAGTCGAAGAAACTCAAGACGAAGGGCGTGACGCGCAATACACGGTATCTGGCCGCGTAGCGCAACGCCGTGGAGACCGCGCGCCAAGAAAGCGCGAATTCTGAGACGCCGCGATCCGGGCAAGGCGCACCAGGGGTGCGCGGGCGACGAGTTGTCGTCGTGCTTGCCGGGGTCGCGGCGTCTCTTCTGCTTTTGATCTCGATGGCCGGGTGGCTGGGGCGGCTGAGCTGGGCGCTTGATACGGCGAGCAACTTCCGCATGCAGTATCTCGTGTGCAGCGCGGCGTGTGTCTTCGTGTTGCTCGTCGCGCGCGGGTGGTGGTGGCTGCTTGTTGCGGGTGCGGCGCTCGCCGTGAGCGCGGCGGAGATCGTGCCACTCTATCTGAGCGCAGAGCCTTCGCCTGCAGCCTCGTCTTCGGCGCCGCAGGCGGCGGGATTCACGCTGCTCAGCGCGAACGTGTACAACTACAACGACGACCCGCAACCGTTGCTCGATCTGATCGGCAAGCGCGATCCCGACGTGATCGTCATCGTCGAGGCGACGAGCGAGTGGGTCGCCGCGCTTGAGGCGATCGAGGACGTCTACCCCTACTCCGAAAGATTCACGCGGCAGGATCCGTTCGGCATTGCACTCTACAGCCGGGTGCCGTTCGACGAGGTGCGCGTCGTGTTCTTCGGCCGCGCCGAGGTGCCAAGCATTGTGGCGCGCATCACTCTGGGTGATGCGCCGGTGACGATCGTGGCGACGCATCCGCTCGCACCGTTCCGGCCCGACCTGTGGCGGCTGCGCAACGAGCAGCTCGGAGCGATCGCCGATGCGCGCGAGACGTTCGGCGCGCGGTTCATCGTGGCGGGCGATTTCAACGCGTCGCCGTTCTCGCCGTGCATGAAGCGGTTCGTCGCGCGCATGAAAGGACGATACGCAAGCCGCGGGTACGGATTCAAGCCGACGTGGCCGACGTTCCGGCGAGTGCTTCTCACGCCGCTGGACCACATTCTGGTCAGTGAGGGGCTCGTGGTGACCGATTTCCGGACCGGGCCACATATCGGCTCGGACCATCTGCCGGTACAGGCAACGATTGCTCTCAGCGAGTAGCGCGGCGCCTACGTCAATCGCCCCTAACGGGGCTCGGGATATGCCTTCCTGCGCTCTTATCCACGGGCTGGCGACCGTGGCTACTTCCAGTCGCCCCTAACGGGGCTCGGGATATGTCTTCCCGCGTTCTTATCCACGGGCTGGCGACCGTGGCTACTTCCAGTCGCCCCTAACGGGGCTCGGGCTGTGCTTGCCTACGCGCGCATCCACGGGCTGGCGACCGTGGCTGTTTCCAGTCGCCCCTGACGGGGCTCGGGCTGTGCTTGCCTATGCGCGCATCCACGGGCTGACGCTCGTGCCTGCTTCCGGTCGCTCCTGACGAGGCTTTGGTCCGAGCGCTTGGCGCGGTGGGCAGGTCAGTCGGCGGCGCCGGTCAGGATCGTGTAGGCGATGAAGCCGAGATAGCATGCAAAGAGGATGACACCCTTGCGACGGCTGACACGCAAGCGGAAGGCCATCATGAGCGCGAGCAGGAAAAGCAAGCCGATCATGATCGGGATCTTGACATGTGCAATGCTCGGGCCGACGGCGATGGGGTTGATGACGGCGGCGATGCCGAGGACGCAGGCGCTGTTGAAGAAGACACTGCCGATGGCGTTGCCGACGGCTATCTCGCCCTCGCCGCGGCGGGCAGCGATAAGGCTGGTGGCGAGCTCAGGCACGGTGGTGAGGAACGCGACCATGGTGGCGCCGATGGTCAGGTTGGTGATACCGGCCTTCTCGGCGACAAAGGTGGCGCTCCCAACGAGAAAGTACCCACCGCTGACGAGGAGCGCGATGCCGAACGCGGTCTTGACCACGAGGAGTACGGTCTGTCCGGGGACGCGGGGCGGATCGGTCGCCAGCCGGGGATTGGATGCGTCCTTGGCGGTACGGATCATATAGACGACAAAGGCGACGAGCATCAGGATCAGGACGGCGCCCTCGATGCGGGTGATCGTGCCGCTGAGCGCGAAGAGGAACAACGCGATCTGGGCGGACACGGTGATCGGCACTTCGCGACGGGCCGTGATGCGCGAGACGGCCAGCGGTGCAAGCAGCGCGCTCGCGCCGATGATGAGACCGATGTTGGCGACGTTGGCGCCAATGACGTCGCCGACCGTGACGTCCTGCACGCCGCGCAGCGTGGCCACGATGCCGACGACAAGCTCCGGCCCGCTCGTGGCGAAGGCGACGATCGTCAGGCCGATGACGCTCGGACGGATGCGCAGCTCGCGCGCGAGCCCGCTCGAGCCGCTCACGAGCAGCTCGGCGCCGAAGTAGAGCATGGGCACCGATACGGCGATGAGCAGGATATGCTGGACTATGGGATTCACGAGGGGCGGTCTCCACGGGCCATGTGAGCCGGAAATGTAGGGCAACGCGGGCGCGGCGTCAAGGGGCGGCGGTGACGGGCAAGCTCGATGCGTCCCAGGAGACGACGCGCGTTCGTCCGGCATCAACGCTGACGCGAGCGACAATGCGCCGGCGGCGGAAGGGCACGTTGGCGCGGCACGCGGTGCCCGTGGAAGTGACCTCCCATTCGTTCTCACTGATGGCACGCACGGTCGTGGAGAAGGAGCCGGCATCGAACGGCACGCCGGTGTCGCCGGCGAACGCCGGATCGCGGAGCAGCTCCACGAGGGCCTTCTCGACGCCGGATTCGGCGATGCAGGAGGCCCTCTCGCCGTACAGGTCGTCACGCACGACGTTGCGTCCGATAATGGCGGTGATGACAGCCGCGCTGCCGAGCGATGTCGTGACAAGAAGGATCAGGAGCGCGAAGACGAGCGCACTGCCGCGCCGGCGATCTGGACGTTGGCTAGTCATACTCCCTCCCGGCGACGAACGAGTACACGGTCGGCCCGTCCTTGTGCATAAGGTCCTTGGGCGCGGAGACGGTGAAGCGCACGACGCGGCCAGACGCGTCGAGCGAGCGGTCGAAGACCACCCCGTCGATGTCGCCAAGGATGATCGTCTCCGTGTGCGAAGTTGAGTCATCCGCGTCGGAGAACACGCGACGGACGAGGCTGCGCCCGTCGCGGCCGCCGACGGCGTAGATGATGACGGACGAGCCGGCGGCTTCGCCGTCCGCTGTCTTGGGTGCCGGGACGGTGCAGATGAGCGTTGTGCTGTCGGCATCGTAGGCGCCATACGCAGTGGGCAACGCGGTCGCGCGGCGGACGTCGTTGACGATGAAGCGCTGGGCACGCCGCACGTCAATGAGAAGTTGCACTTGCCTGTTGGACGCGCGGACGTGATCGAGGATGGCGTCGAACGCGACGGCCGTGACGCCTGACAGCACGGCGAGGACCGTAATGCAGGTGAGCATCTCGACAAGCGTGATTCCGGCGCTGCCCCTCCCCCGTCTCATGGCGTCCTCTTTCCGCGCAGCAGCGAGAGCGACAGCTCGCGCGTGCGGCGCTTCTCGGCCCAGCGTATGGTGACCGTGATTGTCTTGAGCGCGGGATCACCGGCGAACGGCTCGACACGCACCGCGCCGGCGAAGTCGCGCAGCTCGCCACTCAGCAGGGCGCTGAGTTCAGAATCGAGCGGACGCCCTTCGGCGGCGGTCAGCTCGAGCTCATCGAAGGGTACACGTTTCAGTGTCTCGAGTTGGTTCACGGCGATCTGGCGCGCGACGAAGGCCTTGTGCGACGCACGGACCTGGTCGTTGCTCATGACGATCAGCGCCGTGGTCACGGCAAGCAGAATGCCGATGACAAAGACGGCGGTCGCCAGCTCACCGAGGATGTAGCCGTGGTTACTGCGTCGCATTGTTGTCGAACGCCTTGTGCATCGTGATGCGGTAGAGCTCTTCAAGCGATGTGACGCCCTGGGCGGCCTTGTGGAGGCCGTCGGTTCTGAGCGCGACCATCTTGTCGCGCAGCGCCTGCTCGTGGACAGCGCTCGTCGTCGCCCTGTTCAACACGAGTTCGCGGATCGCGTCCGTAACCAGCAACAACTCAGCGATAGCCGTCCGGCCGGCATAGCCCGTGTTGTTGCAGCGCGCGCAGCCGGCGGGCGAGCGATAGGCGTTCGCCTCGTCAGCGGAAATGCCGAACTCGTCGAGGATGCGGGCATCGGCCTTGCACGGTCCCTTGCAGGCGTCGCAGAGCACGCGGACAAGGCGTTGCGAGACAACGCCGGTGACCGACGAGGCGATGAGGAACGGCTCGATGCCCATCTCGATCAGGCGCGTGAACACGCCGGCGGCCGTGCCGCAGTGGATGGTGCTGATGACGAGGTGGCCGGTGAGGCCGGCCTGCGTGGCGATCTGTGCGGTCTCGGGGTCGCGGATCTCGCCGATCATGAGCACCTCGGGATCGAGGCGCAGGGCCGAGCGGAGCGCCGAGGCGAAGGTCAGCCCGCCATGTGGGTCAATTTGGGTCTGGCTGATCGTCTTGAGGTCGAACTCGACGGGATCCTCGATCGTGATGATGTTGGCGACACTGCGGCGGTGGCGCGTGATCCAGTTGAGCGCTGAGTAGATGGTCGTTGTCTTGCCGCTCGAGGCCGGGCCCGTGAGCAGGAGCACGCCCTGCGGGTTCTCGAGCAGGCGCAGGATGCGCTCCGTGACTGCGGCGTCGAAGCCGAGCGAATGGATATCGAGCAGGACGGCGGCGGAATCGAAGATACGGATGACAACCTTCTCGCCGTGGATGGTCGGGAACGTGGCGACGCGGAACTCGACACCGTTCTGCGCGGCCG
This window contains:
- a CDS encoding MMPL family transporter; the protein is MTRSTAASTDTDTDRPAGPFTALSRVCLRARGVVLILTVLATAYCVLVVAARYLPVPLVTLLHLPPKGIQIDASTRAFVLNDDPDRKYHEQFLDRFGSDTTLAIGFEYEGTVFRPDVLRRLLTVSHRIEALRDVKDVLGITTVFYPTAEGRLSNLEELLRAGPVSPDALAGFEREMRANRIVGENLLTADGQTTVLFLHFADGSDDEAIVDHGTLDDIRAILRDEIGDTAKFMLVGNPVMRESLARIIHSDLFIFLAGTQLLAALAVFGIFRSLRTVLVIMAFVWITLAITVGVFVLAGEMINLVTAILSPLLITVCVTIAVHIFVYHQEESGRCPNKRDAVLNTVARMGRPCFLTSLTTAIGLGSLAVNRLGPVQSFGIFGAFGTMLSFVLAFALLPIALMMFRAPLGEKRLNRDRHPVLHVLGRFSRVCVTHPWTTLIVAAVFAGGAVWGITRLEVETRIVSYFKAREPIVQAYSDFDGKHLGITSLEIMITRPGPDIRSDAVQKQVEAFADYLRTPNDNPASRHVASVISYGDYERERVRIQSKLNTSAMTPGEMWSALREAGRALRDFISADGTSTRISVRLTDVTSSVLIDACRMIDRAKGDFFAKDMDVRTTGSTKLYVNVVGTLVTGQIRSIVIAFVAITVVMIVVFRSLRIGLISMVPTILPVLITLGMMGWIDIQLNGATVMIASVAIGIVVDSAIHFLHRYRREYTVAHSFQTAISRTLLSVGQPISYAVLILSCAFIVLAFGNFNPTNYFGVMTAFTMFISLFITLLLLPVCLNLFHFRYEKNGRPPSSAE
- a CDS encoding endonuclease/exonuclease/phosphatase family protein, producing the protein MRGRRVVVVLAGVAASLLLLISMAGWLGRLSWALDTASNFRMQYLVCSAACVFVLLVARGWWWLLVAGAALAVSAAEIVPLYLSAEPSPAASSSAPQAAGFTLLSANVYNYNDDPQPLLDLIGKRDPDVIVIVEATSEWVAALEAIEDVYPYSERFTRQDPFGIALYSRVPFDEVRVVFFGRAEVPSIVARITLGDAPVTIVATHPLAPFRPDLWRLRNEQLGAIADARETFGARFIVAGDFNASPFSPCMKRFVARMKGRYASRGYGFKPTWPTFRRVLLTPLDHILVSEGLVVTDFRTGPHIGSDHLPVQATIALSE
- a CDS encoding calcium/sodium antiporter translates to MNPIVQHILLIAVSVPMLYFGAELLVSGSSGLARELRIRPSVIGLTIVAFATSGPELVVGIVATLRGVQDVTVGDVIGANVANIGLIIGASALLAPLAVSRITARREVPITVSAQIALFLFALSGTITRIEGAVLILMLVAFVVYMIRTAKDASNPRLATDPPRVPGQTVLLVVKTAFGIALLVSGGYFLVGSATFVAEKAGITNLTIGATMVAFLTTVPELATSLIAARRGEGEIAVGNAIGSVFFNSACVLGIAAVINPIAVGPSIAHVKIPIMIGLLFLLALMMAFRLRVSRRKGVILFACYLGFIAYTILTGAAD
- a CDS encoding type II/IV secretion system protein, with amino-acid sequence MTNEEHDVTQLVSRLIEDGVADGASDIHLDPVADGVVVRHRRDGILHEVERLDVAIKDNLVARVKVLANLVVYKRNAPQEGRIVRRSACDTPAAQNGVEFRVATFPTIHGEKVVIRIFDSAAVLLDIHSLGFDAAVTERILRLLENPQGVLLLTGPASSGKTTTIYSALNWITRHRRSVANIITIEDPVEFDLKTISQTQIDPHGGLTFASALRSALRLDPEVLMIGEIRDPETAQIATQAGLTGHLVISTIHCGTAAGVFTRLIEMGIEPFLIASSVTGVVSQRLVRVLCDACKGPCKADARILDEFGISADEANAYRSPAGCARCNNTGYAGRTAIAELLLVTDAIRELVLNRATTSAVHEQALRDKMVALRTDGLHKAAQGVTSLEELYRITMHKAFDNNATQ